Within the bacterium genome, the region GCTTCATGATATCGAGATCAAAGTCAGGAACGATCTCGAAAAGTTCCAGCACCTGATCAAGCATCTGACGGTGCTGCGCGGTAACGCAGACGCTCACAGCAAACTGCTCCGGGTGCTTTTGAAGCTCCTTGATAACTGGGGCCATTTTGATGGCTTCAGGACGGGTTCCAAATATAAAGAGGACTTTTTTCACACGAATTAAAGTTTCTGGCGTTAGCTCATCTCTCAAATCAAGCACCACCGTCATTTTCTCTGGAGGGCGAACCTCGCGTGAGCCGGGCTCATGTATAGCGCCGAGGAAATTAGAATATTATGCGAACGAACCCGTCTTTATGACCCAACAGGCACCCTTTATGGGCACGGCTCGGCAAGCCTCGCCCAAACGGTCCCTGCCCCTGCTACCTTAGGCCTCACCGCTTTTGGCCTGGTAAAAATTCACGCCTACCCGCCGGATATGATCTTTCAGAGCCTCATTGTCAATCGTTTGCAATAAGGAAAGATCTACTTTCCAAGGAAGAAGCAGATCATCAATCCTGGTTTCAATGGCCAGCATCTCTGTGAGCCCGAGCGCTTCCCCCTCAATGCAGAGATCAATATCCGAACCAGGACGGAAAGTGCCCATGGCACGTGAACCGTAAAGAATAACCCTATTGATCAGGGGATAATCCTGAAATACCCCGCAAATCTTCGCGACTGCGCTCGCAGGCAAGCCCGTATTAGTCATGACGCCATCAGCCCCTGCATTCGCTTCAGGAAGTCCTGAAACAGGGAATGATACTGAGCAACAATCTTGCCGACGATTTCTTCAGCCACCTTCTGATTGTAAGTATGTGAGCTCTGATTTCGGCTTTTGATCATTTCCATCCACCCCTCACCACCCGTGATGAGGCCCTTGTTGAGGGATTCGCGAACCGCATCGCGCGAACCCGTGATCGACGGATTCCCCTGATGCGCAAAGTAGTCTTTCATCACATTCCAAGCAAGTTCATGGGTGAATTCAAATGCCTGAATGAGCCCCTGCTGCTCAAGATCCGATAGCGGCCGTTGCCCCGCCAAAGACACCGCTTTTGCCAATTGCGCCAGCGCTGATGAATAGTTGGCTAAACGTTGTTCCCATCGAATGTCCTGAGTTTCCATGATTATTATATCCCCCATCAACTTCGCGTAATCTGCAACCCTGTCTGAGAGAGACTGAAGTTGACGAACCGGGCCCGACTGTTTGGAGGCGAATCGCTTAACTTCCGGCGAATGGTGCGCGCGGCATCCATATCTTTAGCCAGCATCAGAAGATAGCCGCCACCACCAGCACCAAGCAATTTCACGGCGGCCAGTTGCTCTTGAATATTGCTCAGTAGCGCCTGAATCGCTGGCGGATTAGTGCCCGGATCAAGCCGCTGGTTCAATTCCCAACTGCGACCAATGCCCTGGGTGAATGCGGACCAATCCTGACGCTGGATCGCATCTTGCACGGTAGCAGCATTGCGACTGATCTGATCCAAACACTCCAAGGTGTCAACTTTCCCGCTGAATACATTTCGCACAATCTCACCAAGGATATTATGCGCCACACGGGTTATGCCGGTGTAATAGAGCATGATCAAGCCGTTGGCATAGTCACCTGAAAACAGGCGCTCAGGGAGCCATCTTACGACCGGGTTTTGCTCCAAGCCGGGGGCCGTCGTAATCAGCTTGATCCCATGCTCGAGCCCCCCAATTTGATCCTGCCACCCACCACCACTGGTGAGCAGTTGCTCCAGCGCCAAGGTTCGACGAAATACGTTTTCATGACTCCACCCGAGTCCACAGAAGTCCGAGAGCGTGCTGAGCAAAGTTGAGGCGAGAACACTGCTTGTCCCCAGTCCGGATCCTTTAGGAACGGCGGCCAACAGGCTGATCTCGATGCCGCCACCCATGGCGCGCAGTTGATCCGCCAACGTTGCATAGACGCCACCATTAAATCGAGGATGAAAACCAGCCAGCGCAAAGGCGGCACGGGCAATCGAAAACCCACTACCGAGCTTCATGAAGTCGGCAACGTCGTCGTAACTTGTCAGACGCTCTCCCACACCGAGATCAATCGAGCGCATGACCAATTCATGGCTTTCGATAAGCCGAGCAAAGACCTGAATGGGGGGTTGCCCATTGAGGTCGGCCGCTAGATTGACAACTTGCCCACCATGATCGATGCAATATGGAGGGGTATCAGTCCATCCCCCCGCCAAATCAAGTCGCACGGGTGACCGGCCCCAGATGATCTGATCCTCAAGAACGCAACGGCACGGCTGGACTGGCGAAGCCTCAAGCGGAGCCACGATCGCGTGCCTTAGCAAGGCAAACGATTCGGCCTCCCGGTCCGAAGATTTTGTGCTTGTTGTCTTTTTCATAAGCTCATCCCTCATGTTTAACTTCTTCTGGCGGATAGGGCTGATAATGACTGTATGAGTGATAATACGGGGTGTAATAAGAAGACCCCTGAGCGAAATCAATATCGTTGATAACGGCAGCGATCATGCGGACTCCTGCTTCGCGAAAACGATGAATGGTGTGGAATGTCGCCCGCTTCCTGCTTGTCTCCGGTCGCGCCATAACGAGCACACAATCAGACAGACCGCCCAATACCAGGGCATCACTGACCAAGCCAAGCGGTGGCGCATCGATGATTACCCGGTCATAGTTTTCGCGCGCCCAGGACAGAAGCTCGGTGACTTTTTTACTTCCCACTAATTCGGCGGGACTAGCCCCCTTAACCGGACGGCTAGCGATGACAGTCAGATTGGCGCACTCTGTGGCATAGGCCAATTTGGCAGGGGAAGTATCACCCCCCGCGTCAGATAGATAGTCCAATAAACCCCGTCCTTCTGGCGGCATGGAGAAGATTCCGACCAACCTTGGTCGCCTCAGATCAAAGTCAATGAGGAGCACACGCTGCCCATTTTTCGCGCAGGCAATCGCCAAGTTACAAGACGTAATTGTCTTTCCTTCCGCCGGAATGGAACTGGCCACCAGAATGACTTTTGAGCGCTCTTTATATTGAGATGAATCGAGCATGGAGCGCAAGCCTGCAAAGGCTTCGGTAATCTGACTGAACCGCTGATTCATCGATGCCGTAGCAATATCACTTCGTTTGCCGGCTTTAACGTGAGGGACCATGGCTAGCACCTTAACGCCAATTTCAGCTTCAAGATCATGGGGGCCAGTAACGTGGTCTTCCATCGTGTCGGTAATCAAAGCCAGAGTGATGCCGCCCATGAGCCCTAGGAGGATGGCAATGGCAATAATACGAAGAGGTTTGGGTTTGATGGGTTTTTCAGGGACTGAGGGTCGCTCCACGATCTTGACCGTTGCGGTATTTTCATCGGCCGCCATACGTGCTTCCTGAATACGGCCCAGAATCCCACGATAGGCCGTGT harbors:
- a CDS encoding nucleotidyltransferase domain-containing protein, which gives rise to MTNTGLPASAVAKICGVFQDYPLINRVILYGSRAMGTFRPGSDIDLCIEGEALGLTEMLAIETRIDDLLLPWKVDLSLLQTIDNEALKDHIRRVGVNFYQAKSGEA
- a CDS encoding nucleotidyltransferase substrate binding protein produces the protein METQDIRWEQRLANYSSALAQLAKAVSLAGQRPLSDLEQQGLIQAFEFTHELAWNVMKDYFAHQGNPSITGSRDAVRESLNKGLITGGEGWMEMIKSRNQSSHTYNQKVAEEIVGKIVAQYHSLFQDFLKRMQGLMAS